A DNA window from Caretta caretta isolate rCarCar2 chromosome 7, rCarCar1.hap1, whole genome shotgun sequence contains the following coding sequences:
- the GDF10 gene encoding growth/differentiation factor 10 has protein sequence MAGRLACWLLLWALGQGGCHTLPAEEEGASRKPRPPAAPLAIASPSRDPPGGSSPSPALGSLAQDAVAVHMLKLYEKYSREGSRPGDGNTVRSFKARLELLDQKPLYCFNLTSMQDSELILTATFHFYSDKRPRHREAFCKRSKNSSCRLLHLPQIPRLSLVFRSILQNSAYGLVKGNVTVFLHRRGAWQMKDISHIIKESKRDGELVLCAELDSGEKYQGFPKQQTNHLPYILVYANDLAISEPNSVAVTLQRYDPFPSSDGETSLSPNASTDTRVRRDIFLSSSIQNNELPEVEYNNNKYNKHDIWESAYKSLKPKTSRKDRRRKGQENTELLSKSQMLHFDEKTMKKARRKQWNEPRICSRRYMKVDFADIGWNEWIISPKSFDAYYCAGACEFPMPKIVRPSNHATIQSIVKAVGIIPGIPEPCCVPDKMNSLSVLFFDENKNVVLKVYPNMSVETCACR, from the exons ATGGCCGGCCGCCTGGcgtgctggctgctgctctgggcgctggggcaggggggctgccacACGCTCCCCGCGGAGGAGGAAGGTGCCAGCCGGAAGCCCAGGCCCCCAGCGGCTCCCCTGGCCATCGCCTCCCCCAGCAGGGACCCCCCGGGGGGCTCTTCGCCCTCCCCGGCGCTGGGCAGCCTCGCTCAGGACGCGGTAGCTGTCCACATGCTTAAACTCTACGAGAAGTACAGCCGGGAAGGCAGCCGGCCTGGGGACGGCAACACGGTGCGCAGCTTCAAAGCCAGGCTGG AGCTATTGGACCAGAAGCCCCTGTACTGCTTCAATCTAACGTCCATGCAGGACTCAGAGTTGATCCTCACTGCCACATTCCACTTTTACTCAGACAAGCGCCCCCGGCACCGGGAAGCGTTCTGCAAGCGCTCCAAGAACTCATCCTGCCGCCTCCTCCACTTGCCCCAGATCCCACGGCTCAGCCTCGTTTTCCGAAGCATTCTCCAGAACTCCGCCTATGGGCTGGTGAAAGGGAATGTCACAGTGTTCCTCCACAGGCGGGGGGCTTGGCAGATGAAGGACATCTCCCACATCATAAAGGAATCCAAACGGGATGGTGAGCTCGTCCTTTGTGCGGAGCTTGACTCTGGAGAGAAATACCAGGGCTTCCCCAAACAGCAAACCAATCACTTACCATACATACTGGTTTATGCTAATGACCTGGCCATATCAGAACCCAACAGTGTGGCCGTGACTCTACAGCGATATGATCCATTCCCTTCCAGCGATGGGGAAACCAGCCTATCCCCCAATGCTTCCACAGACACCCGGGTGAGGAGGGACATATTTCTTTCCAGCTCTATCCAGAACAACGAGCTGCCAGAGGTGGAGTATAACAACAACAAATACAACAAACATGACATATGGGAAAGTGCCTACAAGTCCCTAAAACCCAAAACCTCACGCAAGGACCGAAGGAGGAAAGGGCAAGAAAACACAGAGCTGCTCTCAAAATCTCAGATGCTACATTTTGATGAGAAAACCATGAAGAAAGCCAGACGAAAACAGTGGAACGAGCCCAGGATTTGCTCTAGAAGATACATGAAAGTGGACTTTGCCGACATTGGCTGGAATGAATGGATCATATCTCCCAAGTCATTCGATGCATATTACTGTGCTGGGGCTTGCGAGTTTCCAATGCCCAAG ATTGTGCGGCCATCGAATCATGCCACAATCCAGAGCATTGTAAAAGCCGTGGGAATCATTCCAGGCATTCCCGAACCCTGCTGCGTTCCTGACAAGATGAACTCCCTCAGCGTCTTGTTCTTTGACGAgaacaaaaatgttgttttaaaggTGTACCCCAATATGTCTGTGGAAACCTGTGCCTGCCGATAA